TTACTTGTCATTTCCCCATTCCTTTTTCCAGCCCAGAATGGATTTGCAAGACTGATGGGACTTGAAGACACAGAAAATGAAGGCCTGGACAGCGGCCTTGGAGAGGCCCCGCCAACTTCTGACAAGAAAATGCACAGCCCTACAGATAATTTGGAACCAGtggaaacagaaatgtcagAAGTTGTGGAAACGTCAATACGCAAAACTAGAGGCAAAATGAGATTCGTCCAATCGGAGAAAGCCTCCCTTCGTCCATCATTAATTCCAGACGAGACCGAACAGCAACCTTTAAGAAAGTCCTCAAGGAAGAAGCAGAAAAAGGATTTGGATTCTGACAAGATTCTTGGGGAGAAACAGAAGAAAAGTCTGGAGAAAGTCGCCGAGTGGCTAATGAAAGTCCCAACTGAAGGAAGTCTCGAGTTAGAGAAACCCAACGAAGACTCCGATGATGATGACAGCTGTTCTTCCGCTTCAACGATAGATGTCAGACAACACACCAGTGATGTGAATCCTAAGAGAGAGGATCGCGCTAAAGCCCTTGAAGAGAAGGTGTTTGGGGCCGTCTACAAACGAGAGAGAAGAGGGACTGGAAAGAGACTTGATGTTTTTGTTGAACCACCAACAACTAAAGAAACACCAACCTTCTCCAAACTAAGGAGGAGGAATGCTCTCACTCCTGCTGATTTCACCAAGAAAACAAGCTCTGAAGATaaaagtgaaatggaggaagagCAACAAAGGATAGAAGTAAATGACACCAGCAGTGACATTTTCAAAGAAGGAAAACAGATGGAGGTTATGGAGGAAAATGATATTGACAAACACGTGGAAGAGTTGAACAACTTACCGGAAAGTGACAAAAGTGATGGCAAAGATGAGGCTCCCTGTCCTGCGTCTGATATACAACAGCAACCAGAGAGGAAGTCATTGAAAAGGATGTGTAACGCTCCGCAGCAGGTCGATAGCGATCTGCAAGAGCAAGCTAAGGCGAAGTCAGAAAGTACTGAGCAAAAGAAAGCCGACAAGAGGAAAGGTAAAAACACAAAGTCAGAAAAAGGCAAACCTGCTAGAGTGCCAAAACCCCTTGTTCTGGTTGGAGTTCAAAACGAAGAAACCAGCCCCAAAACTAGACCGAGGTCAGAAGAGGTCCAAGTTCATATTGAGAACTACCCGAGCAGCGAAGACCAAGAACTCCCCGTCACGAGAAGCACCAGGAGAAGTAAAAGACTTCAACTCTTCGCTGACGAAGTCCAGGAAGGTCACAAGAAAGCAAAGTTGAAACCTGAAAAAGAAAGCAATGTTGGAAAGAAATCTGAGGAAGCTGAAGGTGGCATATTGGACAATACGGCTTCACCTAAGAATGGAAACGTGACAAAGACGGCTGAAAAAAACGGATGTATATATGATGAAGATTTAGAAGAAATAGAAAACATGCAGTCTAGTGAGAGAGCGTCTTATTTGGGGCCGACAGAAGATGCTGAAGTGCAGAATGCTGAAGCTAGTGCTGCGTGTAATGTCACTGTGGTGCCAAGCTCTACAAGTCCAACTGAAGCAGCTGTGGTAGATCCAACACTTGAAAATGATAACCCAAACAATACTCAGTTGGAAACCTTCGCTGGCCACACAAAATGTGCTGGAGCAGAAAACGAGGAGGATAGGAACGACAGCGAACTGGACACGGAGCAACTGCTCAGGAGCTTCAAAGCCACTAAAAGGAAATCTTTCCATCTTGGCGGTCCGAATGTGAAAAGGAACCGCGGTTTAGACCAAAAAAACGTGCAAGGTGAAGAGAATCCGCGAGTTTGTTCTGGTGTTGAATCTGCAAAAAATCAGATACACACAAAGGCATCTGAAACCACCAACCAAGACGATGAAAACTCATCTTGCGGCGATTTGATATCTCCTTCTAACTCGCCCGCCCCGACAAGAAAACTAGTCGTTGAGAAACCAGATCAAGTTGTGGTAGAAGCCTCGATCCCTGATAGCAGTTGTTCGGGTCAGTTCGGCACCGGTGTCTCCAGGAATAGTGTAAGCAGCGTCCTCACTCCTAATAAAGTGTCAACACTTTCTGTCGATCCTCAAGTAGTAGATTCTGGGCTCCACTTCACAGCCGCTGAACACGAGGAAGTAAACGAACCCTCAAAGTGTTCTCAAATCACAGAGAATCAGCTTGATTGTACCGTGAGGGACGCTGGCAAAGGGAAGAAAGTAAGAGGCGGCATTTCGGTGTCTAATTCAGCTGCCAGTGCTGAACATTTTGTAAACACAGAGTTCTCTTTAACTCCCGATGGCCTTGGAATACCAGTTGTTCAAATTGTCCCTGAAGCAAAGCAGTCGTCCAGTCATGGTAGCGGAGAGCCGAGCACCCCTTCCTCCCTCAAGAGCATGCCCAGGAAGAGGACGAGGGCCCAGAGGCTCGAGTCTTCATCAGAGTCAGACTGCAGCGAAGATGGATTACCGACTTTGATGGAAATTTTCGGGACATCAGCTCCTCCCTCGAAGGATCGGGGAGACTCCAGTGAAGCTCATAGATGTGAGGGCGCTACAGCCGGCGGAGCGCAACAGCTGAGCCGTCCACCTGCGTGCCCCAGCCCCGACTGTGTTAGCTCCAGCCAAGCGTCTGTGGACTTGTTCGGCACGCCGGAAGAATGTAAGTTGATTCTCAGTAaccaaaataattaaattttttattggGGCTCGGCTCAATATGgtaatttatcgtctttcaatgaaatcgtattgtgatgaaatcatatatcgagatattGCGGTACACAATAACGccatctaaattgataataaaaacaattcgATTATTTCCTCTCTGCAGGTGATGTCCCAGTAAATAACGTCGGCGCTTCCTCACAACTCGAATCATCACAATTTTCAAGCGAAGTCCTCGTTACACAGGTAAATATTATGCTctcaaatactttttttattcatagtATAAATACACCATCTGTTGAAAAATACCAGTCAAAGTCAGTGTATGAACAACCTTTGATTCTAACACAGAGAATTTTAAGTCTTTCTAGTTGCTTGTTCAGCATTGTGCTCCCAGTGATGCACTGTCACGTTACGGCCCATAGAGGGCAGCCCCTACACTTCCCCAAACCAAACTGTCAGCTCCTGGATGACAGACTACCTCGCTCAGTAAAAAATGTCCCCCTCAGCAGCTTTCTAAATTGCATTTCATTTACGTTAGAGGAAATGCCGCCTAGGAGATGATTCTTGTTTTCTACCTCATCCATCTTCCAGCGCTCTCACTTTTATCTGTCGACTGTCTTTGTCTGCGAGTGTAAGTTTTCACGCCCCGGGGTTTAGAAAGGGCCCAGGATTACACACATCTGAGACGACAGAGGTTTGGTATTATTGtgctgcgtgtttgtgtgtcttgtaTAATCAATGCACTTTGGCTGTCAACTTAAAGGATGAAATTCAAAGTCTTTGTCCAGTGAAGCATTGAACCAGACTTTTAAACCAATAGACTCTTTTCTTCCAAACCAGTACCAGTTGAAAAAGCTTCACTCTCTTGCTTCATATAtcttaaatattatataatcaCCTTCTCACTCTGTTATTCTCCCATGTACTCTCCTCACTAAGTGCCGCCTGGCTGAAAAAGCACCCATTCCCTTCCAGTAATGACTAACTGGCTGAGTGTTGGTCCCTCCTCACTGATTGACAATTGTTTGTCTTCTTACGTCAGTGCAAGACCCCAGCTATGCAGCCATTATGTGTTCCTTCCTTTTCCTtcttgtcccccccccccttgtattttatttaagtgTATGACTCATTTCTAATTATAAGATGTTGCACTTCGTTTTCTCCTTTTTCAGCAAAAGATCGAAATGCAGAAGGAGCTGGTGAGGTTGGAGAAGTTGATGGCTCTGGTGTCAGAGGTGCTTCAGGAGAAAGAAGACAGTCCCGTGAAAGAAGCGCCCTCAAAAACGAATCAGAGCAGCAAAACCACAGGTGAGCAGATAAGTATCTTTAGAGCGGACAAAATTAGTCGATTAAGGCCAAAACCGTCATCAAAGAGCTAGGGGcgacgaaggccgactgttgcgtcgcgtCACGTCTCCTGTGTCTTGgacaaaaagttgcactcgaacacactgcaaagactacagccgactaCCGCGTACCTTCTGCACCTGCGTGacaggaaataactctccacgcCAGCAGGCGGTGGtcgtctgtatttgtcattcaaaaagagaaaccggaagaccaaagacggcagatatacaagccgttgttatggtTTGTTCGTGAAACAAAGCTGCGTTTGCTGACTATTTTCaccaacatgctgaatcggccaaaacgCCTTCAACACGGACAGACTAGTACCAacggtgcaggacacaccgcaaaaactagggtGACAGTCGCTGACCGACGGCCCGAAACTGGTGTGTCAGGGTCTTTAGCTTGGTGCAAGTATTGAGAGCTGATGATTGTTTTCTGTCCCCAGGCCCAGACGCTCACAGACCCCTCCCGTGTGACCAGGACACAGGCCTAGGTTCAGACCGGTAAGTAAATACTGGTAGACTGGACTTACACTACTACTGCATAGAAATctctatttcattattattttttcatgatttatttattatagtaaattagtAATGTATTACTATGAACCGTAACATTACTGAAGGAATTCATTGTTTGGctatgaaatacattttgaatatatgataaatgacACTGAAAAAttgttaagtaagggataatgtacagtgagccggtcatcTTCAGGGCTATGCAAGACtcctgcatcgccctgtcggggtttatttcacaacaatgacccgctcgctgtacattatcctacttatttaagaaatcaataatttgacacaaaaatggtcctccagagtccacgATCAGAACTTTGTCTATAGTAACAATCTGTTATCCATAGCagcagtctgctataaagaaataacagaccgtagaatgccgtaattgaccaatcagaatagaagagtattcaacaaagccgtataataaagaaacatacaaaaacatcaacacacaACATTGTTAGCAAGAAAAAAGTGCAAAACACAGTACATACAATAGTACATGTGTGTTCTTTAGTTGAGCTTCATTGCTTAATCTCtagactgaaaagaaaaaactaGACTGTCCTACTGAACCTACGTCATTTATAATTGCAGTCAAACTACAAGTAAATGCTCCCTTATTTCCTGTCtaacatgaaaacacaaaagcttGCCTCCCAACATCAAGTCATTGTTTGCAGTACGCAGGAAATGATTAGAGGAGCTGATGATATCACCGCTAAATGATTCTCAGGAATTGGACACTTTGAAACGTGATTCACCACGTTAACTGTCTTCTATCCTACAGAGGTTGACAATTCTCTGTGTTCATCCGCCTCATGATATCATTGAATACgatagggagatttgtcatcATTTGTGATCTTTCCGGTCTTATCTCAGGcatcatttatgtatttgtggTAATTGTCAGTGCCTACAAAGTACGTGCAAGTTTAAAAACAATAGTTTGACATTCTGGGAAATACACTTCTTCACTTCCTGGCAGCAGAGAGtatgatgagaagattgataacaCTCTCATACCTGtcctttaaatatgaagctacggccagcagccggttagttTTTTGGTCACTCGGCCAGTTAAACAATCAGCTGTGACAATCCCTAAAGTCAAACTTCAATAACAAATCTAATGAAATGATATCTGCCTCAGTGTGTTGTATTTCACTCCTCAGAGGATTGTATACAttgttaatacattttaaattgagCCATATTTCAATAGCGCCGTATTAAGCTGAACAATAACTGAAGCAAGTGGCATGTAATTGGTCTCTTTCAGTCTGTAACTGAAGGAGAAAGTTGGcgagttagtgtgtgtgtgtgtgttgagggtgATGCATCTCAAGAGGACAGGCGGATAATCTCACTAATGAACCCAGAATCTGTTTATGCTGTGGAGAATAAAAAAGTCATTACTGACTGCATCTTATATGTCATTTAGAGCACTTAGAGGGAAACTTGTGTTGCCACAGTAATTCATCTCTCCCGCTCGactgctcccccccccccacctccaacCTCTCGCCTTGCAGCGTTCTAAGTGCCGTCCTCCAAGCGAGAGATGGAAAGAGATGGAAAGATGAAAACAAGGAGGACTTTAGCTATACAAGTTCTAAATAAAAAGCAAATACTCCATGAGTGCAATGGTGAAACTGGAAAGAATGGTTGGCATTGGAGTATATGACAATGAGCCATTATCACGTTGGTGCAGGTGATTTAAATGCAGGCACGCTGCCAGTCGTCAGTATTTCTGTGAATACATGaagccaaaacaaaacaaaggagaGGAACTTCCAAAACTTTATGCGCATGAGTTGTAAAATAACTTCTGATAGCAAAGGACTCGAGTAACTGGATATTGAGTTTCGGCCAATACCGAGTTCTGATCCGACATTTACATCTTCCTGCCTAATACAGCTGCACAATGcagtcagtgtttttttattgttttggctCTAATCCGTCATATttgatttgaaatgaaacaaagaCTATGAGTTACTGGTGTTCAGCTACAACGGCACATAATCCCCTTCTTTCAGGACAATGCAGCAGGATAATGACCCGAAACATGCAGACAAGACAACCTAGGTTTTTTTAACTGCCAAACAGTATGATGTTCTTGATCAGTAACTGAGCAACAAGTCCGTACGGCTGCAGGCAGAGCCTCACAGGAGAAGATTACAAATATCTGCTAATGTTTGTGGATCGAAGACTTTTAGACAATCATTGACTGCAAAGGATTTGCAACCAAATATTGACTTTATGTTACCTTGACCTGTTACTTTCTCTCCCCCTAAAACCGGGAGACAATGGATTTCTGTGGATGCAAACAACTTAAAGCTGAGTCAGCATTTTAaccatatatattatattattattagttttgtttttttattggtgcaaaaaaACCTAGTAATTTACAGGTggtacaacaatgataaaaacaGGAGAAATACTCAAGAAAAGACTAAGAAAACAAGATGACGTACAGAGCTTGACATgatacataacaaaacaaacataacaaaaatggATGAAATAATAGTCAGAATAATTCTTGTAATAACAacttaaataaattaaagataaaaaagtaaaaataattaatatttttggaaaaataatgataataataataaaatgactaGGTGGTAATAATAAGGAAGGaattcaaaattaaattaaataaatgagtagTTAGATATTC
The genomic region above belongs to Sebastes fasciatus isolate fSebFas1 chromosome 20, fSebFas1.pri, whole genome shotgun sequence and contains:
- the LOC141758717 gene encoding uncharacterized protein LOC141758717, with the protein product MKTPTATDVRKGISVLWETLQCPICLDLMTAPISTKCDHQFCKFCIMKLLDNTKQNRANCPVCKTKITKRSLQESPGFQKLVAGLQDMIQAYEHDTGTNYITGMSQQNGQSGVTDAEAAKHCHENSFGDAPDNVENVDNDDLSRSHSSTIAAQNGFARLMGLEDTENEGLDSGLGEAPPTSDKKMHSPTDNLEPVETEMSEVVETSIRKTRGKMRFVQSEKASLRPSLIPDETEQQPLRKSSRKKQKKDLDSDKILGEKQKKSLEKVAEWLMKVPTEGSLELEKPNEDSDDDDSCSSASTIDVRQHTSDVNPKREDRAKALEEKVFGAVYKRERRGTGKRLDVFVEPPTTKETPTFSKLRRRNALTPADFTKKTSSEDKSEMEEEQQRIEVNDTSSDIFKEGKQMEVMEENDIDKHVEELNNLPESDKSDGKDEAPCPASDIQQQPERKSLKRMCNAPQQVDSDLQEQAKAKSESTEQKKADKRKGKNTKSEKGKPARVPKPLVLVGVQNEETSPKTRPRSEEVQVHIENYPSSEDQELPVTRSTRRSKRLQLFADEVQEGHKKAKLKPEKESNVGKKSEEAEGGILDNTASPKNGNVTKTAEKNGCIYDEDLEEIENMQSSERASYLGPTEDAEVQNAEASAACNVTVVPSSTSPTEAAVVDPTLENDNPNNTQLETFAGHTKCAGAENEEDRNDSELDTEQLLRSFKATKRKSFHLGGPNVKRNRGLDQKNVQGEENPRVCSGVESAKNQIHTKASETTNQDDENSSCGDLISPSNSPAPTRKLVVEKPDQVVVEASIPDSSCSGQFGTGVSRNSVSSVLTPNKVSTLSVDPQVVDSGLHFTAAEHEEVNEPSKCSQITENQLDCTVRDAGKGKKVRGGISVSNSAASAEHFVNTEFSLTPDGLGIPVVQIVPEAKQSSSHGSGEPSTPSSLKSMPRKRTRAQRLESSSESDCSEDGLPTLMEIFGTSAPPSKDRGDSSEAHRCEGATAGGAQQLSRPPACPSPDCVSSSQASVDLFGTPEECDVPVNNVGASSQLESSQFSSEVLVTQQKIEMQKELVRLEKLMALVSEVLQEKEDSPVKEAPSKTNQSSKTTGPDAHRPLPCDQDTGLGSDRKAVPEVEREPGTRPSDGNGVTQPSGSKPGGVAETAPQRSTHTGPSVKGTGASKTPCPSSAAKTLQSNSSPSDEQEDKENNTPPRERSKAKMVLASSGLGPNEQIMVKRFAKRVGARVVSQVTPEVTHIIMHTDEQLVCERTLKYFLGIAGRKWVVSFQWISECFKQKKLLDESVFEVRGDVVNGPNHLGPMRARTTEDNNLLMKGYKMCFQGPFTDMTTDDMEWMVELCGAAVVKDPLLLDSKQKSHQLVVVQPGSESPSSAYSSLSRRATVVTRGWLLDTVATYTLQNYNKYTT